The window ACATCAATTTAGCCTCCAACAATTCGTACGTGGAtgatttttatctttttaagGGGAACATGCTTAATGTGGAAGGGAGGGACGCACAAAGTAAGAACGAGAAGAATGAGGAAGATGTAGCAGTGTTCAGAGAATCCCCCTTTGGTGGTGTGTTAGACCACCCCTTACAGGGGAAGACGGAGAGTGGAAATGGTACCGTTAATGATAAACACACAATGCAGATTTcatgtgaacaaaaaaatgacagtGGCGCAGCGAACCGTTTTTTAGGATCGCAGGCTAATTGCAATGGTGCGATAAGCGAAATAGACAACGAcgatggtggtggtggtacgAATGTTAGAAGGGACAAAGCAGAGGGGGAAGTAAACCAGACAAATAATTTGTCGGAAAATGAACAAGCTTCTTTGTCTAACATAGAACAACAAGAAGCCCCCTATGATTCACATGGGGTGCACTCAAACTTTTCTGTGAGTAACCCCCATTTGAGGAATCAAACCGGGGAAATTAGTTCCATACGTAGTAATGAAATTGAGCATAATGCCCCTTCTGTAAATGCGCCAAGAGAAGGAGGTAACACACTGAATAACACCAACAACGTTGTAAGTTTTATAGAATGTAATGATGAATTGGAGAATATAAGCGGAAGCCAAGATGGAGAAAATGGTAGTAACAACGAAGATTCATTCAGATTTATGCGAAAGAGAACCACATGTATGAGCATGTCGTGCGGGAGTAGAGGGAAAATTTCGTCGATGACAGATTACCAAACCATGCAGTCGAAAGATTTGGTTCggcaaaataaaagtgaaGTGGGGACACCCAGCATGTACAATTGTAGAATATGTCTGTGCGaatacgaaaatgaaaacaaccCATTGATATCCCCATGTAAGTGTAAAGGGTCTATGAAGTATGTGCATTTGAATTGTATTAGAACGTGGATGAAGGGAAGATTAAACGTTAGAAGTGAGTGCTCCTCCTACTCCTTCTTCTGGAAGCAACTAAATTGTGAACTGTGTAAATTTCCCTATCCGACTTATATTTATGCACAGAACAAATTCTTGGAGTTATATGAAATCCCCAAACCAGAACTTCCCTACATTGTCATCGAATTAATGAATGATAGAAACAAGGGATTCTACATTGTTAGTTTGGCTAATACAAAATGTGTTCGGATGGGTAGAGGACATGACACCGATGTACGTGTAAATGATATCTCCGTCTCAAGGTTCCATGCCATGATTAAATTTTATAATGGAAATTTTTATATAGAAGATTGCAAGAGTAAATTTGGAACCCTCATTCAGATAAGGAAGCCAGTCTTCTTTAACATTAGACGAAATAAATTCATTGCTCTACAAGTAGGAAGAACAGTAATGTATGTTtatatgaagaggaagaattgGATTTTTTTACCCATCTGCTTGAAGCTTTCCAAAACGAAGGATGAGGATGTTAGCACCTTGgataatttttcctccaaattgATTATCGATAATAATATGCAGTTAGAAAATGGCAACTTTGAATTAAACAGGGGGGATGCTGAGGGGGAAGGTGCTAATTACGAACGCGTGAGTGAGGTGGAGAATAATCCGATGGTGGATAGTTCAGTGGTGAACACTCCTGTGGAGGACACCGGTCCGCAGGATTTGAACGAAGCCAACACCCACAACAACAGTAGCGCCCACGATTTTAATCTGGACAGTACGGGTAGCATCGAAAATGTCACACCCAGTGTGCGCAATGATGCGCCGCGTAACCCCGATGACGCTGCAAAGAGCTCTGACCCTTACGAAATCAGCGACATCGGCAACGGTGCAGG is drawn from Plasmodium knowlesi strain H genome assembly, chromosome: 7 and contains these coding sequences:
- a CDS encoding FHA domain protein, putative; amino-acid sequence: MINGRKNRSVKTKNYIINVNCYTWINNSHGLFDYESENFYKKCFKIKCLYNYYYILKDDINVEIKNEEEINKIMLNNSSMKLICKIKYINNNYQLIPCIDSTNDGSSTAGGTTVGQAHGRNNVTNGENKESVDNAGDNNAENSNSNNAENNADNNADNNANNSGRNNSREGREHGDSGGNDADNFWVIVKYLKNKTSILHEDDIIKLGRVKLKIKKIITNLQQEREYNKSLSPFADDECETDAPEMVHPGAGPHGMMPTPGMKHPTGDNAPIDKNITSSNYVSGSINPHITLRSSQLQEDENADINCAAVNNSVEDSYNLYDDVDDLSDAVEGSELPREGESFLGKCINGNSDEPNRPQECDINLASNNSYVDDFYLFKGNMLNVEGRDAQSKNEKNEEDVAVFRESPFGGVLDHPLQGKTESGNGTVNDKHTMQISCEQKNDSGAANRFLGSQANCNGAISEIDNDDGGGGTNVRRDKAEGEVNQTNNLSENEQASLSNIEQQEAPYDSHGVHSNFSVSNPHLRNQTGEISSIRSNEIEHNAPSVNAPREGGNTLNNTNNVVSFIECNDELENISGSQDGENGSNNEDSFRFMRKRTTCMSMSCGSRGKISSMTDYQTMQSKDLVRQNKSEVGTPSMYNCRICLCEYENENNPLISPCKCKGSMKYVHLNCIRTWMKGRLNVRSECSSYSFFWKQLNCELCKFPYPTYIYAQNKFLELYEIPKPELPYIVIELMNDRNKGFYIVSLANTKCVRMGRGHDTDVRVNDISVSRFHAMIKFYNGNFYIEDCKSKFGTLIQIRKPVFFNIRRNKFIALQVGRTVMYVYMKRKNWIFLPICLKLSKTKDEDVSTLDNFSSKLIIDNNMQLENGNFELNRGDAEGEGANYERVSEVENNPMVDSSVVNTPVEDTGPQDLNEANTHNNSSAHDFNLDSTGSIENVTPSVRNDAPRNPDDAAKSSDPYEISDIGNGAGNGTGNGAGNGTGNGAGNGAGNGAGNGAGNGADNSVRNDADSSVPPNVMNGGVPPGYY